agctatgaagccactgacgttgggagctggtcaattCTGAGTTCACAatttcccgtgataagtaattatgagtgaaagatatatatgaaatacatatattgcactgcgggtatgaaatcaaatgaaaccatattgtctcgcagtgatgagcgcaaatttatattccgtcgagaagcctgaaaaattttcaggacttcaacgggatttgaactcagaagtgaccagctcccaacgtcagtggcttcatagctcagttggttagagcaccgcaccggtatcgcgaggttgcgggttcaagtcccgttgaagtcctgaaaatttttcaggcttctcgacgcaatagaaaattgcgctcatcactgcgagacaacatggtttcatttgaaatCATTTTATCTCAGTCACTAatttaaaagctaaccttttcgTAAGCAACTCTCAAATAAATTGTCTTCAAGAGACGCAAAAAATTTCCACTCGGTGGGAAACTTTTATTCCATTCATAACACAATACATAATGGGTTACAGAGCAGAGATATCATCCCCCAGTTGAAGCTTCTTCGATTTCCGTTTCTGTGACGTGTTGTACTGGGGCGCGGCACACCGACGGGGTGATTACATTCATGGAAGCCATGGCTTTTGCAGCGTCGGAGAAGTGATACCAGTTCTTGACATTCCCCATTCCCTTGACACATGAAGTCGCCATATCGCTTATTTCTTCAGGAGGGAGAACTTTGTCCCAAAGGTTCAACCCACTCATTTGGTACCTATGTGATTCCATTCTGTAGCCAATCCTCAACGCTCCTCCTCCTTCAATTTCCATGGGAATGCCAGTCTCCGATTTGACTTTCTTTCCGTCTGCGTACTGCGAGATCAGGCCGCTTTCACCAGAGAACGTGAGGCAATAGTGGTGCCACGCCAAGTCATCCAAATAATTTGCAGAAGATACTCTTTGAAACGTAAAGCGAAAGCACATGAATGCAATGTTTATTCCAATGAAGGTTAACGGTTTTTGACGACGGCCATGAAATTATGATGAGAGAGTTTTTATTGATCTCTGCAAGATAATTTTTATGCTGAAGTACGAGAACCGAAAGCAGCACTTCAGGTAAGGTCATATTTTTAGGGAGttcaagaaacgacgacggctacggcaaagaCGATGGCACAAAATaggaatattattggttaacaGACCAAAAATAACCATGCAACACGcattttaagaaatatttgtGCGGTGCTCTGCCTAACAACGCCGTGAAATGATcataaagtttgaaattttgacGACAAGTGAGCATACAAAATATGAACCTTTCAGTtctttatttttactctgaaaccgctcgttaGAATGCTTCGCCCACATTCTACGCGAACGTTACATTTTGATGGGACGGTTTCGTCGACGTGGCCGTCGTAGATCTCAAAGTCGCTATCAAACAGATTAAAGTTCCCATTAAGaggattgtgagacggggcctccCGTTTATAGTTGGCgccaggaagggggggggggatctagggggagggtgcagggggtgagcaaccccccctccccgggcCCTCACAACCCCAGACTGAGACACGAAAGTTTAGCCGTTTGCAGGTGTGTAAAGGCAGAACTTTTCTCTCAGTTATTCGAAGGCTCCGAGTCATGGCCCAAGATGGAGTTCCAACCGACTGCCTCTCGCTCGGTGGTCCGAAGTTAACCAACAGAGCCGACCAATCGGTTATTCAACTGTGGGCAGGCGCATGTGTGGCGTTTCATTGTGTTTGTTCAATATGAACCCATGAAGCGCTGCCAACAGAACGGAGCTGAACGGAGGTCTATTACAACCTCCAGAGTTACTCCTTTTTAGCCGGCCATTTTGAGGACTATAACGAACAGAAAGGAAGTAGACAGTGGTATTCTTACCTGTCCTGTACCTCGTATACCTTGTGCCATCCTTTAGTCAACGCTACCAGTTGTACCGACAGATGCATCTCATCAGCGTGATAAACCCACTTCAGACCAAATCCATCTACCCTGCTACCTGATGTATAGTATCGCACCATGTCCCAGTTCCCTGATCCTCCATGCTTGTTCAAGAAACGGAGCCATAAACACAAAGAGAAGGATGCAAGATGTGGAATTTCACTGACAGAAAGTATTTTCTCGCCTTCATTTCTCACGCCAGGCTCCAAATCAAACgttgctttgaaaacaaaatatacttAGTTAGATCTCTTGATGAAGCTTAGGGAGATCGTAACATTTTCATTACGGAAGAATTTACTACCAAGACCAAGTTAGTGGCTTATGTTGCCGGGAAACTTTTATTTAATCGTTTCTTTGTTCACCCGAGGAGAGACATTTTTGAATACgcaaagaaattgaaatcgtGTGGACAGTCGAATCCGGTTATTTTCAAATCCGAGTCGTTACAAGCTCAGATCCAGTCTTAACGGCGAAAATATTCAACATGGTCCCGCCTGATGGCGCATGCTCTATTGACAATAGCCACAGAGGAGTCCTATCCGAATACGCGTGCACAGGCAAATTCCTTTTGAATAAATTGAGTGTGGACGTGGAAAATATTGAATtcgcaaagaaaaagttgcggattcaaaaatatccggatgcGTGTGAACGGCTGGATGGGGTCTTAAGCTTAGCATTGTGGCCAGACGGGGTTCATCACCGCATAGCTCTCGCTGTTTTTGGTCAGAAGAGCAAGGAGTGGTAAGTATGAAGACTTTTTGCGAGCACTGTGTGGTTTTCAATAGGTGCATGCTGTCTCACCAAAAGTAGAACCTAATCAAATCCTCTGAGCAGGGTTGAACTCAAAACTTCCCGGGCTTACAGTATTCCGGAGTTCTTACTGCTTGACGATTCAATTTGGAGAGTGCAaccatttcttttcaattaaagCTCTTTTATCGTAAAAATTGGAACACTTTTGAAACTTAAAGGGAGTCTCCACCCCAACAATACAATACCCTAAAACCACAGGAAATTATGTCTACAATCGAATTTGTTTGAAACTCTTTTAATGAAAGTGTTTGcatgggaaaaaaataaatttcagaatCGCTTGCAtgtctttttattttcaaatttcccggacgccgccatcttgaataattgagACGTATTGATATTATACAAAAGTTCTTTATatcaggcctcggttgttcaaaaggtggatagcccAAAGCAATTGCGAAACTCATTTTTTACTTATACCATTCCAGGACCAATTTGATTGCAATCATTATTTCCTCTCATTTTACGTCGTTTTTTAAGTCGGAGAGGAGGCTTCCACAATCTTCCTAGTGTGCATTACAGTGGTATTCAAATACATACCTTCTTTACCAACGCAATACCCACTCGAGATGAAGTTTGGTTCCTTGCATTCTGGCAGGCATGTATACGTATCTGTGCCAAGGTCCGCGGCAACACGACATTGGTTACATTCAGAAGGCAGCGGATTTCCAGGAGTCTCCGTATTGCATCCTTGCgatgaaaaaagacaaaacaaaaaagagacCGAGAAAGGCAAGAGATGATGTGCGAGTAAGAATGAAGATATTGAATATTATAAGAAGTTTGAACTACATTCTTAGATTATATGATGTCATACGACGGTTAAAAAGTTATTAATATAAGCTGGACCATTATACTTAAAACACtttaaaaatacaattaaaGATTATTCTATTCTCCTTAGTTCTTGGAACTTTACCATGGAGTGGATCACAATATTCGTGACACCTTTGTGTACATAGCATCGTTTCGTAGTCCATATAGGTGTCTCCTTTGCAGATCGCCGTGGTCAAGTCACGTGACACAATATGAGCATCAATGATGTCAACTTTTTTGTCGCCGTTGCCAAAGGCATAAAAGCGCACGTTCAGATGTTGTTCGGTGTCCAACCTGTTCAAGTAAATGTCGCCACTCTCTGTCGTTCCCAGTGTTTTTCCGTATTCAATCAAAGTGCTGGAATCTGTCTCGGTGATGCAAACGAAGTATGACTGGAGCAAATTTGCGTCACCCAGACCCCGGGCGTTTGGATTAACTGTTGAGGTTTGTAATTCTTGTCCCTGtgggaatgaaattaacaaGGGACGCGTTGTCTAATTAATAGTTTTAAGTGTCAAACAATCAaagaaattgtaaataaataacatggTCATTTTGTTATGTCACCCAAAAACCTAGCTGTAGGAACCCAGTACAGGCTTTCCGCTGGTAACCTTTCCAAGTGGCTGCAAAAACTATACCGCTGGGAGGGTGGATAGGTTTTCGCAGCCTCCCCCTCCAGCTGCAACCAGGATCTCTCTAACTCGTCGACAAGACAGGAAACGAGAGAGGGCCTGGGTACGAGGTTGACAAGTTCCACTGCCAATGAGAATCCGCTGGAGCCAACGACTAGAAGCGAACAAGTTCactgtatttgtggaacggcgtttttataTACCGAGttaattttaaattgattttcccacgaaaccagacctttccacctaatcacaagtcttgagttgcatgagaaattattgcCCATGTTGTTAAGAttggtcactcgtgcaagccaatcTTATTTAGGAACTCGTCAAAAAATAGCTTGATATGTGAAAATGCTGTTCCGTAGACTTAAGGCCTCCTTGTATCCGacacattttgaatttttgcttCCATAGGAAAGTCTTAAAGATTATAACCGGAATTAAATTCAAATATGAATTGCAGCACagagaatttgaaaagaaattcTCAGCCTCCTGGTGTTATTTTGGGCTCCCAAATATTGTGACAAAACATCAACCAAATCTTTGCAGGATTGTTGCCTCAAAGCCGAAGAGTTGAGCCGGGACcttctttattatttttccCTGCTTCCCAAATTTAAGTTAGTAGGCAGCTGTAGTGAACCATTGCTCGATGCCCACAGTGAGGAAGATATTTTCCGTAAATGTGTCAAGCAAAAATTTCCCACGACGAAATGATGTGTTAAGCGCCGGTGATAGCAGTTTAGCAAGTGTTCTCTCTAATATCTCTTACCTTATAAATCGCTACTCTCTGCGGTGTAATTTCAGTGTAATACCAGGAGGAGCTATCTTTGGGTAAAGTTGAGAAGACCACGAATATGCTTCCCTCAGTTGCCGCAGTAAAATGAAGGCATTTCCCGTTGGTGTCAGTAGGATCAAAGCGGAGAGCGTTAGAAAATTCCACATTGCAGGGTTGCGTCAAGGTCGACTCACTCTGCCTTTTGCTTGCCTGTTTCGAAGCAGGATCGCCATTCTCTAAAACAAGTTTGGCGAGCGTACGTCCTGTTAAAGTTTTCGGAAGATTTGGGAAGAACTTCTTGGAGTATTTGATGTCATCGGTCAACAGATCCAAGCCACCAGAATCTTCGTTATACGAAAGAACCAGACCGAGGACTGATATCTTTCGTTTCTTGACTTCACCGCTTCTTCCATTGTTGAAAGCGTTATACAAATGAAATGTGCCGTCCCCCTCACCAGTTTGCCATTTTCCATCAACGAAACGCATTAGGCGATTCATATTTCGAGGAATCGTGTAGCCTTCAATGCCAGTCAGGTCCTTTTTCATGTCAAAAATTACTCGAAATTCTTTGTGTCCACTGGTAATACTCTGCCATGTTGGCATAGGTTTCTCGGATCGTTTATTATTCTCTTCTTCGGTGGGTAAGTTTGGCTTTTGGCCGGATGGCTTTTCCTTTTTGCACTCTGGTATGGAGAAGTCCGATATTGATGTCGGGCCCTGTGGGTTGAAAATGAAACATTGCTTTGAAGAAACATGAGGAGAAGAGGGCATGCACAGagaatagagcgactttcatacgACCTTGAaaaatagagcgactttcatataaCTTTGAAAATCAATGTAAAAACAGAAggtaaacaaaaatacaaaacatttaattggcgtatcgaacaaaaacaaaccagcgcgaattttcattggcttagcgaacgcggaggcaaacaacgtcatctctccatggaactttctggaaagcgatcggcatcTCAcattgacgtcatttgaaatgcagtaatgtgattggattgggcaatcgaactgtttactgcccacaTTAGgcgtttccttggcgggaatgaggagaagctttgttttaaccTTGGCAAACATTGGTGCatgaaacaaattgcaaacactttttcaaggtcatacgaaagtcacTCTAAACTTAAAAACAGAAcgcaaacaaaaatgcaaaacatttaattgactTACCGAACAAAAATAAACGAACGCGAATtctcattggcttagcgaatgCCGATGCAAACAACGACATGTCGCCATGAACTTTatggaaagtttcgctttgacgtcatttgaaatgcggtaatgtgattgggcaatcgaactgtttactgcccatattaggaatTTCCTTGGCAAGAATAAgaagaagctttgttttaatcttgccaaacattggcccgtgaaacaaattgcgaacacttttttaaggtcatacgaaagtcgctctattgaTTGAATTTGATCGAACATagttattcatcaattatcgtAATTGCTTTCTTGCTAGCTTGTGAAAGCCGGTGCAGTGGTGCAGTGACTTCTCTTCTTTGACTCTCTCGACCCAGGTATATAGGTGAGTACCAGCTAGCATCCCATCATGGGGAGTagaaatataaatctcagtaacCCGCTATCAGACTTACTTTTCTTTTGAGAGAGCGCAAAAAAGACTTTTCGCGCCCTCTCTATAGAAAAGAACACTTGATCGCAGGTCTCAGTCGCTAGAAGTGGAAGCCGGGTTCCCCGTTCTAGTTGTATGACCAAATCACACCGGCTCAATCGACTCTATCGATCGATACCTAACCATGATACCAGGGGGTAGAGGAGTAGGCTCGTGTCCTAAAAGATCGCAAATAAACAATTCAAGGGCTAGGAATCTTCAAAGATTGGGTTTTCAGAGAAAACATACATACCTCTTCCATGTAAACTTCAATAGCTCTCTTCAAACTTGTTCGTCTTCTTTTGATGGCCTCTTCCAATCCCTTTCTGCTTTCAAAAAAACAGTAATGTTTGATCTTCGTTCCATTCTCGTTAACGGCCTCAAAAAAGGTCACCTTATCGCCATTTGCGTTGGTTTCCGTTGTCAAGCTGGCGGCGTGGCCTTCGCAACCCCAATGGACTTTTTCATCAGGGAATAGGTCTCgcattttgaaatttaacaAATCCGTAAGAGGGCTGACTTGGAAAAGAAAGGGTTTGGGGTACTGTGGGATCGAAGCAAGCCAATCCTTAAACGCGTTCTTAAATGATGGCGAGTAGGCGTCTGACAAGATGGATGCTACCTCATGACTCCCTCCTAATGCTATCACTGTCGTGGACGTTGTTTTGCTTTGATGCCTTGAAGATTCCCCACTTTCTGCACTTGCTTTTGCGCCTACGCTAGCAAAGAGAGACTTAAATTCCATCTCCATTTCCACGGCAAATTCTTTCTTACTCGAAACGTCTGTTGCATCCATGAATTTGCGAATTTGAAGCTGACCTCCAAATTTGGAAGATTTGATGTAATGAGTTCCCCATCTCTGGATAAAATTCTCTAAATGtatgaaatgcaaaaaaaggcATGTACGGTAATGTAACAGGCTTGGAGATAAACGTTAgtgcaaataaataattttgGGGCACGTGGCTAACTCAGTGCCTTACGAGTACACTTTTCAATACTGAAAATCCTTGCATGGTAATGAAAAGACAAAATACTTAATATGCTTAATATACACGATAATGAATGCCATTCTTGAAGCAAGGTGCTTTCAAATATTATTGCCAAGTCTGCTAAATTCTTAAATGAGAAAGTTGATATTAAAGCACCAAGGTATGTTTGTTCAATCAAAGTTATACTTGTGATCAAGAAAAGACACCAAGCTTAGATGCAATGCTCCCATCTCATTCCTATATTCCTCATTCTCATTCCAGTCACCGACTGGCTTTTTTGATGACTGCTGATTGCTTACTTACGATATTTCAGTGGCCCTCCTGCAGCAAAATAAGAAGTAGGTAGCTCCATAAACTCTCTAAGAAAAGACAAACTCACGTCCTGAGGTTTGACTTCGTCCAAAAATACCTCGTATCTGTAACAAAGAAAACGGTAAACTTTCCTTCAGCCATGAGTTGTGCAAAATAAACTTGGAAAACGGGTTATGTTATCTCCTCAGATTACATATATGCATTGCGGAATCCTTGATTCTTTTGCTTTGCCGATCGAGTTCGCTGGCTATAGAATTAGAAATCCTGAAATTACCTTAAGAATCCCTTCATCCTGCTATTGATTAAGATTTATCCATTTCTGGAATCCGGAATTCATTTCATCATGAATTCCAGCAGAATATCACtactttttttgtgtgtggTAACATGCAACACCAAAAAAGGCACTTGTCAATCCTGTTTTACCTGTTGATGTCCACACTCAACTGAGCCATATATTTTTGACTTGCACTTGATGAAGACTCGCCCCAGGCCGTTTTCGCACCAGCGTAGAAACCAAAGTAGGAACCCGAAACGCCTGCCTCTTGTTGTTCGTAAGACTGAAACTCAGAACGACTTTCGAAGGTCATCATTGTTGCTTTGGTGTCGTAAATGCCATGAACATTCATCGTATCAGGGACATCGAAGTCATCGTATCTACCAAATTAACGAAGTTCTTGTTTAAGCTTTGTTCTCGCACCTTTTATCGGAGCACGGAAAGGCACTGATTTTAAGTGTGATTTTAACAACAAGATAAAACGTCTGGGTAATCGCTTGTCCTTACTCTTGCGTCGCTTATGAGGACAAGGCTTAAAATGATTCAGGGAGGTGTTTTTCTTGAGAGCAAGTTAACATCTGTCTTCTATCTTTGTCGTCTATTTTAATACCTTAAAAGTAAGGTGTATAGATATGCTGGAGATAATCGTTATCACTTTCGTTATCCTCTAAGCCAAAAACTTGACAAATCGTGTTTCACCGCAAGCGTTGATAAATTCCTACAGCGGACCGTCCGTGAAAAAAGGCAACTTTCCATACGCTTTTTACCCGGGTTAATCTCAGCCTTCAGAAACAGGAGTCGATAAGCGATGGTTAAAAGCCTTGAACAATACCTTTAGGATCTTAATCTGCATCGTTCAAGATGTTTCATTCTTCACACGGTTTGAAATTATAAGAAGACCACCcagtaatttaatttaattttaattggtAAATAAGTTCACAAAGCACAAGTTAACGATAATAAGATGCCAAAGCCAGAGGCTTATACGGCGTAGGTCAGAGAGTTACAATGTGCTGCTAAGTTACaatgagaataaaaaaaaaaaattaataagaacaaaatttacagaaaaaaaggcaaactatTACTGACAACATAAAAAGAATTTTTACTGCAcataaagcaaaataaacataacaataatgatagaGTGCAAAAAGTGATAAAAGAAGAGTTTAAAGGGAGAAAAAAGAATTTGCGTTAAACTTAGTTTAAACTTATAATGTTTGAAATTAATCTCTCAGTTTATGCTTGTAACTAGAAAGAGTGAGTGAATTACGAAGTGAGAGAGGAATGTCATTCCAAATTTGAGGACCCTGTACCCGAAgagaaaaagaatatttgtgaGTATGAAGATGTAAGTTGTCTTTTTGCCTGGTGAGATATTGATGACAATCAGAGTTAAGAACGAAAAGAGATGAAAGAGGAGAGGGCAAGAGTTGCTGCATGTGAAGGAAAACATGtacaaaacaagaaacttggtacttataaatattaaatatgttgagtattttgaatttgttaaagAGTGGGTAAGTATGTGCACGTGGTGGAGAGTGAGTAATGATTCTTAAAGCTTTCTTCTGGAGACGGAAAAGGGGTTGTAAATGAGAAGAGTAAGTGGATGCACAAATAATAAGACTGAGTATTGAAGATAAGGGAGTATTAAAGAGTTGTATAATGTGCAAAGAGTattagaaaagaaaaactgtcGTGATTTGATAATGATCCCAGTGGATTTggcaattttggaagaaatcgCTTTTATATGAGCCTGCCATGAGAGGTTTTGATGAATGATGACACCTAAGAATTTTGTGTGTTCTACTCTATTAATACTATTCTTATCGATACTAATAGAAAGATTATCaagatttattttctttcttgcagGGCCAAAAAAGTTATTTTGTCTCCGGTGAGCACGtggaaggaaataaaaaaaatgtattcttaCGTTGATTTTCCTGCGCAACTACGTTGTACGATGCTCATTTTTCTTGATTCGGGACTGTATTCACCGCGTCCATCAAAACCGACACCCATGAAAGCTGCGCCGTCAATCATATTCTGTTAATAAGAAACACAACGCTTTAGAACACTTCTCATTTCTAAAAACCTCTTTTCATGGCTTTTGGAGCGATTCACGTTTTCGCATGATTGCCGAGAGATTAGTCTAATCTTTGTGTTGGCGAAAtgtaaaatgtgaaaaaaacgcttttcttGTTCTTGTGAACTCTGGTAAAGACAGGTGCGTTGTAACTActagtttcattttttttcttttcgcttGTTTTGGCCTTTCGGTAATGAAGTTTACTTATTGGACAGCTTAATTTCGTTACTATCTCCACCAGtctaaagcaaaacaaatacaacaacaacaacaacaataattgcAATTTTCAACTTGATTTGAAGTTTAAATTTCCTCAGTTCGCTTGGTAGTGGCTTCGGTCGGTTTTAAACTCC
The sequence above is a segment of the Montipora foliosa isolate CH-2021 chromosome 2, ASM3666993v2, whole genome shotgun sequence genome. Coding sequences within it:
- the LOC137988964 gene encoding uncharacterized protein codes for the protein MKTTILFLVLVSQIALTIGSSRFKKNRASAVHRGKRQNVLTVDPANRQQQQQQQYSLPVVTSIRPGYLKTARTQNPLQSNTWLGRGVRYNGYIQEQQKRAPSVAPVAFNGSREQRPLKQNVKGATTVHGKAMQGADAVTAKARKAVLPIKTISLKPNKSQAATHEPGSRRSAGVRLNSPAAAGAAAEIQGAVVEKGIEVMGKMVDKQLQIIDEAQHKAENFLKKKIKLDILPEKGWESEDMFVPPGYHLDTEISDEGGSPKEAEPPAYNYPAGLGNVLMNGCYGTGYKPGDPCYVAKWTLDACLNMIDGAAFMGVGFDGRGEYSPESRKMSIVQRSCAGKSTYDDFDVPDTMNVHGIYDTKATMMTFESRSEFQSYEQQEAGVSGSYFGFYAGAKTAWGESSSSASQKYMAQLSVDINRYEVFLDEVKPQDVSLSFLREFMELPTSYFAAGGPLKYQNFIQRWGTHYIKSSKFGGQLQIRKFMDATDVSSKKEFAVEMEMEFKSLFASVGAKASAESGESSRHQSKTTSTTVIALGGSHEVASILSDAYSPSFKNAFKDWLASIPQYPKPFLFQVSPLTDLLNFKMRDLFPDEKVHWGCEGHAASLTTETNANGDKVTFFEAVNENGTKIKHYCFFESRKGLEEAIKRRRTSLKRAIEVYMEEGPTSISDFSIPECKKEKPSGQKPNLPTEEENNKRSEKPMPTWQSITSGHKEFRVIFDMKKDLTGIEGYTIPRNMNRLMRFVDGKWQTGEGDGTFHLYNAFNNGRSGEVKKRKISVLGLVLSYNEDSGGLDLLTDDIKYSKKFFPNLPKTLTGRTLAKLVLENGDPASKQASKRQSESTLTQPCNVEFSNALRFDPTDTNGKCLHFTAATEGSIFVVFSTLPKDSSSWYYTEITPQRVAIYKGQELQTSTVNPNARGLGDANLLQSYFVCITETDSSTLIEYGKTLGTTESGDIYLNRLDTEQHLNVRFYAFGNGDKKVDIIDAHIVSRDLTTAICKGDTYMDYETMLCTQRCHEYCDPLHGCNTETPGNPLPSECNQCRVAADLGTDTYTCLPECKEPNFISSGYCVGKEATFDLEPGVRNEGEKILSVSEIPHLASFSLCLWLRFLNKHGGSGNWDMVRYYTSGSRVDGFGLKWVYHADEMHLSVQLVALTKGWHKVYEVQDRVSSANYLDDLAWHHYCLTFSGESGLISQYADGKKVKSETGIPMEIEGGGALRIGYRMESHRYQMSGLNLWDKVLPPEEISDMATSCVKGMGNVKNWYHFSDAAKAMASMNVITPSVCRAPVQHVTETEIEEASTGG